The following proteins are co-located in the Micromonospora viridifaciens genome:
- a CDS encoding flavin monoamine oxidase family protein codes for MGSRGRTLTSRLRATLAAHAQSERTGIPVDEVIEMHAAGLSRRQLLGGAAVVGAAAVASAAGLPRPAAAAAPTVTIVGAGLAGIRAAHWLYKVKGIRATVYEGSSRIGGRCYSLGGFFDDGVVVEHGGAFINTEHNTIRNLANSLGLSLRTVNGGNQPPGGDKYWIDGADYPYSAANADWGQVYQAFKAAQQAAPWPQRYDSYTAAGLALDNQTVNQWLDANIPGGLSSRFAKLMQSNVVAEYGLDPDKQSALNLIYLLAWNGPNSLAPITGGDEKYTIIGGNDQLLTGMTAQLPAGTVTLDRKLAAVKANANGSVTCTFQAGSKYTDVTSDKVILALPFTTLRECDLSKAGFSTVKMRSINEFDLGSNAKIHVQFTSRPWVARGYGGATYTNVTGFQCAWDDAVNQPTTTGVLCEFPGGSQTTAWTGAAFGAAPAAQVTSFLNQLEPIYPGITAAYNGKAYRDAWPLNPWSKGAYSAQKPGQYTRFFGIEGVREGNVHFAGEHTSIEYFGYLNGAVESGERAAKEVAGP; via the coding sequence ATGGGTTCCAGGGGTCGAACACTCACCAGCCGTCTGCGTGCCACGCTCGCCGCGCACGCCCAATCCGAACGGACCGGGATCCCGGTCGACGAGGTCATCGAGATGCACGCGGCGGGGCTGTCCCGCCGCCAGCTGCTCGGCGGCGCCGCGGTCGTCGGCGCGGCCGCCGTCGCCTCGGCCGCCGGCCTGCCCCGCCCTGCCGCTGCCGCCGCGCCGACGGTGACCATCGTCGGGGCCGGGCTCGCCGGCATCCGCGCCGCTCACTGGCTCTACAAGGTCAAGGGCATCCGGGCCACCGTCTACGAGGGCAGCTCCCGGATCGGTGGTCGCTGCTACAGCCTGGGTGGCTTTTTCGACGACGGGGTGGTCGTCGAGCACGGCGGCGCGTTCATCAACACCGAGCACAACACGATCCGCAACCTCGCGAACAGTCTCGGGCTCAGCCTGCGCACCGTGAACGGCGGCAACCAGCCACCCGGCGGCGACAAGTACTGGATCGACGGCGCGGACTACCCGTACAGCGCGGCGAACGCCGACTGGGGGCAGGTCTACCAGGCGTTCAAGGCGGCCCAGCAGGCGGCGCCGTGGCCGCAGCGGTATGACAGCTACACCGCGGCGGGGCTGGCGCTGGACAACCAGACCGTCAACCAGTGGCTCGACGCGAACATCCCGGGCGGTCTCTCCAGCCGCTTCGCCAAGCTGATGCAGAGCAACGTCGTCGCCGAGTACGGCCTCGACCCGGACAAGCAGTCCGCGCTCAACCTGATCTACCTGCTCGCCTGGAACGGGCCGAACTCGTTGGCCCCGATCACCGGGGGCGACGAGAAGTACACGATCATCGGCGGCAACGACCAACTGCTGACCGGGATGACCGCCCAGCTGCCGGCCGGCACGGTGACGTTGGATCGCAAACTGGCGGCGGTCAAGGCGAACGCCAACGGCTCGGTGACGTGCACCTTCCAGGCCGGCAGCAAGTACACCGACGTGACCTCCGACAAGGTGATCCTGGCCCTGCCCTTCACCACGCTGCGCGAGTGCGACCTGTCCAAGGCCGGGTTCTCGACGGTGAAGATGCGTTCCATCAACGAGTTCGACCTGGGCAGCAATGCGAAGATCCACGTCCAGTTCACCAGCCGGCCCTGGGTCGCGCGGGGCTACGGGGGCGCCACCTACACCAACGTCACCGGCTTCCAGTGCGCCTGGGACGACGCCGTCAACCAGCCGACCACCACCGGCGTACTGTGCGAGTTCCCGGGCGGCAGCCAGACGACGGCGTGGACCGGCGCCGCGTTCGGCGCGGCGCCGGCCGCCCAGGTCACGTCGTTCCTGAACCAGCTGGAACCCATCTACCCGGGCATCACCGCCGCCTACAACGGCAAGGCCTACCGGGACGCCTGGCCGCTCAACCCCTGGTCGAAGGGCGCCTACTCGGCCCAGAAGCCGGGCCAGTACACCCGCTTCTTCGGCATCGAGGGCGTCCGCGAAGGCAATGTCCACTTCGCCGGCGAGCACACCTCGATCGAGTACTTCGGCTACCTCAACGGGGCGGTCGAGTCCGGCGAACGGGCCGCCAAGGAGGTCGCCGGCCCATAG
- a CDS encoding L,D-transpeptidase — MISRRKLIATGLGVTAGMVTAGCNQKTTSGASWSQADPAATEASAAEVRVTVTPAAGAKKVSPLDQVVVAAEGGTLKDVSVAAGGKTIAGKLGDDQTWRSTGKLAYGKTYTVTVSVADSAGTLTEHKSSFSTVKPSGIASVTFQANALTALRAGGTYGVGLPVMVNFSKPVKNRAEAEKAMRVETTPAVEGRWRWIDARNAHWRPAKYWTPGTKISVKVNLFGQHLGQGVYGGANASTNFTIGPSRIAIADGRTHRMKVYIDGEMVRDIPISMGKGGTTRGANGQLIDFWTRSGPHVVLSREPTHRMTSASYGITDPKNPNYYDEVIKLCLRISYSGEYVHLADWNVPAHGNQNTSHGCINVGPAHARWFYDTFRLGDVVDVRNTPRQLELTDGVGDWTIPWEKW, encoded by the coding sequence ATGATCAGTCGTCGAAAGTTGATCGCCACCGGCCTGGGCGTCACGGCCGGCATGGTGACGGCAGGTTGCAACCAGAAAACCACCTCCGGCGCCTCGTGGTCGCAGGCCGACCCCGCGGCCACGGAGGCCTCCGCGGCGGAGGTGCGGGTGACCGTCACGCCGGCTGCCGGTGCGAAGAAGGTGTCACCGCTCGATCAGGTCGTGGTGGCGGCCGAGGGCGGCACGCTCAAGGACGTCTCGGTGGCCGCCGGCGGCAAGACCATCGCCGGCAAACTGGGCGACGATCAGACCTGGCGGTCGACCGGCAAGCTGGCCTACGGCAAGACCTACACGGTCACCGTGTCGGTAGCCGACTCCGCCGGCACGCTGACCGAGCACAAGAGCAGCTTCAGCACCGTCAAGCCGAGCGGGATCGCCTCCGTCACGTTCCAGGCCAACGCGCTGACCGCGCTGCGGGCCGGCGGCACGTACGGGGTCGGCCTGCCGGTGATGGTGAACTTCAGCAAGCCGGTCAAGAACCGCGCCGAGGCGGAGAAGGCGATGCGGGTGGAGACCACGCCAGCCGTCGAGGGACGGTGGCGCTGGATCGACGCCCGGAACGCGCACTGGCGGCCGGCGAAGTACTGGACCCCCGGCACGAAGATCTCGGTCAAGGTCAACCTTTTCGGCCAGCACCTCGGGCAGGGGGTCTACGGCGGGGCCAATGCCAGCACGAACTTCACCATCGGCCCGTCCCGCATCGCCATCGCCGACGGCAGGACTCACCGGATGAAGGTCTACATCGACGGTGAGATGGTGCGGGACATCCCGATCAGCATGGGCAAGGGTGGCACCACCCGGGGCGCGAACGGGCAGCTCATCGACTTCTGGACCCGGTCCGGCCCGCACGTGGTGCTGAGCCGCGAGCCCACGCACCGGATGACCTCGGCCAGCTACGGAATCACCGACCCCAAGAACCCCAACTACTACGACGAGGTCATCAAGCTCTGCCTGCGGATCTCGTACTCCGGCGAGTACGTGCACCTGGCGGACTGGAACGTCCCCGCCCACGGTAACCAGAACACCTCGCACGGTTGCATCAACGTCGGGCCCGCCCACGCCCGATGGTTCTACGACACCTTCCGGCTCGGTGACGTGGTCGACGTACGCAACACTCCTCGGCAGCTGGAGCTCACCGACGGGGTGGGCGACTGGACGATCCCGTGGGAGAAGTGGTGA
- a CDS encoding ABC transporter permease: MSSTLAPQRAARADVGPRGRRVARRERLLGRLATLGPGLGYLIVFMLVPLALVLSYTLFHRGRFGGIVYEVSAENFTRVADGLYLGVVWTSVRLAGLTTLLALLLGYPTAYLIARLPRRWRTVALVLVVLPFWTNFLIRTYAWIILLNSEGVLNRALTGIGIIDRPLELLYTPGAVVGGLLYAYLPLMVLPLYSAIERLDPQLREASANLGARPARTFWSVTLPLTLPGVLTGCVFVFVPSLGNFVIPELLGGGRTVMVGNLIRDQFLKARDWPFGSTLALSVIALLVLLLMVQAWAARRLAGGNRA, translated from the coding sequence ATGAGCTCTACTCTCGCCCCTCAACGCGCTGCCCGCGCGGACGTCGGTCCGCGCGGGCGGCGCGTCGCCCGACGGGAACGACTCCTCGGGCGGCTGGCCACCCTCGGACCCGGGCTGGGCTACCTGATCGTCTTCATGCTGGTGCCGCTCGCGCTCGTGCTCAGCTACACGCTGTTCCACCGGGGTCGCTTCGGCGGGATCGTCTACGAAGTCTCGGCGGAGAACTTCACCCGGGTCGCCGACGGGCTCTACCTCGGCGTCGTCTGGACCTCGGTGAGGCTGGCCGGGCTCACCACGCTGCTGGCGCTGCTGCTCGGCTATCCGACCGCGTACCTCATCGCCCGGCTCCCCCGCCGCTGGCGCACGGTGGCGCTGGTCCTCGTGGTCCTGCCGTTCTGGACCAACTTCCTCATCCGCACCTACGCGTGGATCATCCTGCTCAACAGCGAGGGTGTGCTCAACCGGGCGCTGACCGGGATCGGGATCATCGACCGGCCGCTGGAGCTGCTCTACACTCCCGGCGCCGTCGTGGGCGGGCTGCTCTACGCCTACCTTCCGCTGATGGTGCTGCCGCTGTACTCGGCGATCGAACGCCTGGACCCCCAGCTGCGCGAGGCGTCGGCCAACCTCGGCGCCCGCCCCGCCCGGACCTTCTGGTCGGTGACCCTGCCGCTCACCCTGCCCGGTGTGCTGACCGGCTGCGTCTTCGTGTTCGTGCCCAGCCTCGGCAACTTCGTCATCCCCGAGCTGCTCGGCGGTGGTCGCACGGTGATGGTCGGGAACCTCATCCGCGACCAGTTCCTCAAGGCGCGGGACTGGCCGTTCGGGTCGACCCTCGCGCTCAGCGTGATCGCCCTGCTCGTCCTGCTGCTCATGGTGCAGGCGTGGGCGGCCCGACGGCTGGCAGGTGGCAACCGTGCGTAG
- a CDS encoding ABC transporter ATP-binding protein has protein sequence MSEHHAGESLVSIKSVSRRFGDVQALDQVSLEIRPGEFFALLGPSGCGKTTLLRILAGFEHPDSGSVTLDGADLLAVPPHRRPVNLMFQSYALFPHMSVEKNIAYGLERERLPRGEIRERVEAVLDTVGLTGLARRRPHQLSGGQRQRVALARAIVKRPRLLLLDEPLSALDKKVRAEMQLELKRLQHEVGITFVVVTHDQEEAMSLADRIAVLSEGRVRQVDAPVPLYERPADLFVADFIGANNLITGLVTADGLRVPDVGVLPCPASPTAVGATATLAVRPERVRLGADGGLVGVVRDVTFFGGTTRVAVDVTGLDRPLLATVAGAATVGLGDKTRVDWTDVDAVLIDGA, from the coding sequence ATGAGCGAGCACCACGCTGGCGAGTCCCTGGTCAGCATCAAGTCGGTCAGCCGCCGCTTCGGCGACGTCCAGGCTCTGGATCAGGTGAGTCTCGAGATCCGCCCGGGCGAGTTCTTCGCCCTGCTGGGCCCGAGCGGCTGTGGCAAGACGACCCTGCTGCGGATCCTCGCCGGCTTCGAGCACCCGGACAGCGGGTCGGTGACCCTCGACGGCGCCGACCTGCTCGCCGTGCCCCCGCACCGGCGGCCGGTCAACCTGATGTTCCAGTCCTACGCGCTGTTCCCGCACATGAGCGTGGAAAAGAACATCGCGTACGGACTGGAGCGCGAACGGCTGCCCAGGGGCGAGATCCGCGAGCGGGTGGAGGCCGTCCTGGACACCGTCGGCCTCACCGGCCTGGCCCGCCGCCGGCCCCACCAGCTCTCCGGCGGCCAGCGCCAGCGGGTCGCGCTGGCCCGGGCGATCGTGAAGCGGCCCCGGCTGCTGCTGCTCGACGAGCCCCTGTCCGCGCTGGACAAGAAGGTACGCGCCGAGATGCAGCTGGAGCTCAAGCGGTTGCAGCACGAGGTGGGCATCACCTTCGTGGTCGTCACCCACGACCAGGAGGAGGCGATGTCGCTGGCCGACCGGATCGCCGTGCTGAGCGAGGGCCGGGTGCGTCAGGTCGACGCGCCGGTGCCCCTGTACGAGCGACCCGCCGACCTGTTCGTGGCGGACTTCATCGGGGCCAACAACCTGATCACCGGTTTGGTCACCGCGGACGGTCTGCGGGTGCCCGACGTCGGCGTCCTGCCCTGCCCCGCGTCCCCGACAGCGGTGGGGGCGACGGCGACCCTGGCGGTGCGTCCGGAGCGGGTCCGGCTGGGTGCCGACGGCGGCCTGGTCGGGGTCGTACGCGACGTGACCTTCTTCGGCGGGACCACACGGGTCGCGGTGGACGTGACCGGGCTCGACCGGCCGCTGCTGGCCACGGTCGCCGGCGCGGCGACCGTGGGGCTCGGCGACAAGACCCGGGTGGACTGGACGGACGTCGACGCGGTGCTGATCGACGGGGCCTGA
- a CDS encoding polyamine ABC transporter substrate-binding protein, whose product MLLPFKNVRRSAVPAALAAGLVLAMAACGGGADNAGAATPDTLDPNADLSKQRLTVSNWDGYMPEDLPEKFKAAKGPAVTVTKHATNEEIMAKLTAGADSGIDVAFVSGQFAQALAEQGLVEPIHADLVPNLKNLYPEAGQLAYDQGNKFSVPYTWGTTGLCYRTDLTGYTPDSWEDLLSPKPQLAKKVTMMATERWLMLPAQKTLGFSANTTDAEQLEQVKQKLLTAKKSLLAYDDTTFGDRLKSGEAALVEAWDGWCPTDDPKIKFVVPKEGSDLWVDTMVILKTSKNKEAAHAFINYILDPDNHSWAAENILYKVPNAAAMAKVDAKLLETHPQLKFAPADLLKQEVPVDLGDAAPVYTRIATEVSAG is encoded by the coding sequence GTGTTGCTGCCGTTCAAAAATGTCCGGCGGAGCGCCGTCCCCGCGGCCCTCGCCGCGGGTCTCGTGCTCGCCATGGCGGCGTGCGGCGGTGGCGCCGACAACGCCGGCGCCGCGACCCCGGACACCCTCGACCCGAACGCTGACCTGAGCAAGCAGAGGCTCACGGTCTCCAACTGGGACGGCTACATGCCGGAGGACCTTCCCGAGAAGTTCAAGGCGGCGAAGGGCCCGGCGGTCACCGTCACCAAGCACGCCACCAACGAAGAGATCATGGCGAAGCTGACCGCGGGCGCGGACAGCGGCATCGACGTGGCCTTCGTGTCCGGCCAGTTCGCCCAGGCGCTCGCCGAGCAGGGCCTGGTCGAGCCGATCCACGCCGATCTCGTGCCCAACCTCAAGAACCTCTACCCGGAGGCCGGGCAGCTGGCCTACGACCAGGGCAACAAGTTCTCCGTGCCGTACACCTGGGGCACGACCGGGCTGTGCTACCGCACGGACCTGACCGGCTACACCCCCGACAGCTGGGAGGACCTGCTCTCACCCAAGCCGCAGCTGGCCAAGAAGGTGACCATGATGGCCACCGAGCGGTGGCTCATGCTCCCCGCGCAGAAGACGCTCGGCTTCTCGGCCAACACCACTGACGCGGAGCAGTTGGAGCAGGTGAAGCAGAAGCTGCTCACGGCGAAGAAGTCGCTGCTGGCCTACGACGACACCACCTTCGGCGACCGGCTCAAGTCCGGCGAGGCCGCCCTGGTCGAGGCCTGGGACGGCTGGTGCCCCACCGACGACCCGAAGATCAAGTTCGTGGTGCCCAAGGAGGGAAGCGACCTCTGGGTGGACACCATGGTCATCTTGAAGACGTCGAAGAACAAGGAGGCGGCACACGCCTTCATCAACTACATCCTCGACCCCGACAACCACTCCTGGGCCGCGGAGAACATCCTCTACAAGGTGCCGAACGCCGCCGCCATGGCCAAGGTCGACGCCAAGCTGCTGGAGACCCACCCGCAGCTGAAGTTCGCCCCGGCCGACCTGCTGAAGCAGGAGGTGCCGGTCGACCTGGGTGACGCCGCGCCGGTGTACACCCGGATCGCGACCGAGGTGTCGGCCGGTTAG
- a CDS encoding TetR/AcrR family transcriptional regulator — MKSRKSRAQRRQDLIEAARRAMLQHGTDTVLLNQVAEQAGLTSGAVLYHYPDLRDLLLEAHHAGMERFYELRVKKSADISDPVRKLVVTIRSGLPTDADDADVRLLCELGGAAGRNRVYAALLTTLYDRQVSMYQMILELGAAQKVFTLAADSQTVARNLVALEDAYGYRIVARHPTLHAAEAVELILSYARLVTGNPLEVPEEPAKPPRARKATR; from the coding sequence ATGAAAAGCCGCAAGTCCCGGGCCCAGCGCCGGCAGGATCTCATCGAGGCCGCGCGCCGGGCGATGCTCCAGCACGGGACGGACACGGTGCTGCTCAACCAGGTGGCCGAACAGGCGGGCCTCACCTCCGGCGCGGTCCTCTACCACTATCCTGACCTGCGGGACCTGCTGCTGGAAGCGCACCACGCCGGCATGGAGCGCTTCTACGAGCTGCGGGTGAAGAAGAGCGCCGACATCTCCGACCCGGTACGGAAGCTCGTGGTGACCATCCGATCCGGACTGCCCACCGACGCCGACGACGCCGACGTACGCCTGCTCTGCGAGCTCGGCGGGGCGGCCGGCCGCAACCGGGTCTACGCTGCCCTGCTGACCACGCTGTACGACCGGCAGGTCTCCATGTACCAGATGATCCTCGAGCTCGGCGCGGCCCAGAAGGTGTTCACCCTCGCGGCCGACTCGCAGACCGTCGCCCGCAACCTGGTGGCGCTCGAGGACGCGTACGGCTACCGGATCGTCGCCCGGCACCCGACCCTGCACGCCGCCGAGGCGGTCGAGCTGATCCTCTCGTACGCCCGGCTGGTCACCGGCAACCCGCTGGAGGTGCCCGAGGAGCCGGCCAAACCGCCGCGTGCCCGCAAGGCCACGAGGTAG
- a CDS encoding aminoglycoside phosphotransferase — protein sequence MDSTHTRVPSGASAALVEAIVTGGAVAGLRVRRFVPLARGPLGERPITVDQTNTSVVVGERVVVKWMRPATGGEAPGRAPDLLAHLAAAGFIRTPTPYAAVYRDGPEADLVAVVTGFQPAAADGWDWCVDALLDQLDGGPPADLAADLGVLAGELHCALATPSEIIPAPVEVSHRDWAADGLAVLDQAHRLVAAADDEEAHWFTARVPRLAADIERSRAVDRAYVIQPHGDLHVGQVLRWRGGLAVTDFDGNPTLAAYGAGPLTEPVARDVAQLRTSLLHVGQIADRRTEGRHRSALSDWCQRAVDELLAAYLRTLGERGMAHLFDERLLRPFEVEQECRELCYAARFLPRWRYAPMGVLRHWYD from the coding sequence TTGGATTCAACACACACCCGAGTGCCGTCCGGTGCCTCCGCCGCGCTCGTCGAAGCCATCGTCACCGGTGGTGCGGTAGCCGGTCTGCGCGTGCGCCGCTTCGTTCCGCTGGCCCGGGGCCCCCTCGGGGAACGGCCGATCACCGTCGACCAGACCAACACCTCGGTCGTGGTGGGCGAGCGCGTGGTGGTGAAGTGGATGCGGCCCGCGACCGGCGGCGAGGCGCCCGGGCGGGCTCCCGACCTGCTGGCGCATCTGGCGGCCGCCGGCTTCATCCGTACCCCGACGCCGTACGCGGCCGTCTACCGCGACGGGCCGGAGGCCGACCTGGTCGCGGTCGTGACCGGCTTCCAGCCGGCCGCCGCCGACGGGTGGGACTGGTGCGTCGACGCCCTGCTCGACCAGCTCGACGGCGGGCCGCCGGCCGACCTGGCCGCCGACCTGGGGGTCCTGGCCGGGGAGCTGCACTGCGCCCTGGCCACGCCGTCCGAGATCATCCCGGCGCCCGTCGAGGTCAGCCACCGGGACTGGGCGGCCGACGGCCTGGCCGTCCTCGACCAGGCGCACCGGCTCGTCGCCGCCGCCGACGACGAGGAGGCCCACTGGTTCACCGCCCGGGTGCCCCGACTCGCCGCCGACATCGAGCGATCCCGCGCGGTGGACCGGGCGTACGTGATCCAGCCGCACGGGGACCTGCACGTGGGGCAGGTTCTGCGCTGGCGGGGCGGGCTCGCCGTGACGGACTTCGACGGGAACCCGACCCTCGCGGCGTACGGTGCCGGCCCCCTCACCGAGCCGGTCGCGCGGGACGTGGCGCAGCTGCGCACCAGCCTGCTGCACGTCGGGCAGATCGCCGACCGGCGCACCGAGGGCCGGCACCGGTCCGCCCTGAGCGACTGGTGCCAGCGGGCGGTCGACGAACTGCTCGCGGCCTATCTCCGCACGCTGGGCGAGCGCGGCATGGCGCACCTGTTCGACGAGCGGCTGCTGCGGCCGTTCGAGGTCGAGCAGGAGTGCCGCGAGCTGTGCTACGCCGCCCGCTTCCTGCCCCGCTGGCGGTACGCCCCGATGGGCGTTCTGCGCCACTGGTACGACTAG
- a CDS encoding MFS transporter: protein MFAPLRYAAFRYLAAGRMVNMLGNGVAPIALAFAVLDLTGSVRDLGLVVGARSLMNVLFVLFGGVVADRIPRRMVLVGSNLLGALTQAAVAALVLTGTAAIPLLLALSAANGIVSALAQPASAAATPQTVPPQLIQPASALIRLGMNASMIGGAALGGLLVAAVGPGWGLAADALAFAVAAIAFLGVRVAAPPAGRARTSVVADLREGWTEFTARTWVWVVVLGFMVLNAALVGGVHVLGPAVADATIGRGAWGVVLAAETAGMVVGGLIALRIRVRRLLLLGVACMFAESFLLLGLALAPTIAVLVTAGVAVGLAVEQFAVAWDTSIAQHVPADRLARVYSYDMLGSWVAIPLGQVAVGPLAAAVGTRATLLLLAALVVLSVLGMLASRDVRRLRAVAPARAADAVLAEPADGGPGGGGLGGGSATAPAESATPA from the coding sequence ATGTTCGCTCCGCTGCGATATGCCGCGTTCCGTTACCTGGCTGCCGGTCGGATGGTGAACATGCTGGGCAATGGGGTCGCCCCCATCGCGCTGGCCTTCGCCGTGCTCGATCTGACCGGCTCGGTGCGCGACCTGGGCCTGGTGGTTGGCGCGAGATCGCTGATGAACGTCCTGTTCGTGCTCTTCGGCGGGGTGGTGGCCGACCGGATTCCGCGCCGGATGGTGCTGGTCGGCTCCAACCTGCTCGGTGCGCTGACCCAGGCGGCGGTGGCCGCCCTGGTGCTCACCGGGACGGCGGCGATCCCGCTGCTGCTGGCGCTGAGCGCGGCCAACGGCATCGTGAGTGCGCTGGCCCAGCCGGCCTCGGCCGCCGCGACGCCGCAGACCGTGCCGCCGCAGCTGATCCAGCCCGCGAGCGCGCTCATCCGGCTCGGCATGAACGCCAGCATGATCGGCGGCGCCGCACTCGGTGGCCTCCTGGTGGCCGCCGTCGGGCCCGGCTGGGGCCTCGCCGCCGACGCGCTCGCCTTCGCCGTCGCGGCGATCGCTTTCCTCGGCGTCCGGGTCGCCGCCCCGCCCGCCGGAAGAGCCCGCACGAGCGTCGTCGCCGACCTCCGGGAGGGCTGGACCGAGTTCACCGCGCGGACCTGGGTCTGGGTGGTGGTGCTCGGCTTCATGGTCCTCAACGCGGCGCTCGTCGGCGGCGTGCACGTGCTCGGCCCGGCCGTCGCGGACGCCACGATCGGCCGCGGCGCCTGGGGCGTGGTGCTGGCGGCGGAGACCGCCGGAATGGTCGTGGGCGGGCTGATCGCGCTGCGGATCCGGGTACGCCGACTGCTGCTGCTCGGGGTGGCCTGCATGTTCGCCGAGTCGTTCCTGCTGCTGGGGCTGGCCCTGGCGCCGACCATCGCGGTGCTGGTCACGGCGGGGGTCGCGGTCGGGCTCGCCGTCGAGCAGTTCGCGGTGGCCTGGGACACGTCGATCGCGCAGCACGTCCCGGCCGATCGGCTGGCTCGCGTCTATTCGTACGACATGCTGGGTTCCTGGGTCGCCATCCCACTCGGCCAGGTGGCGGTCGGGCCGCTGGCCGCGGCGGTCGGTACCCGGGCCACGCTGCTGCTCCTCGCGGCGCTGGTGGTGCTCTCGGTCCTCGGCATGCTGGCCAGCCGGGACGTCCGCCGGCTGCGGGCGGTGGCCCCCGCCCGCGCCGCCGACGCAGTGCTTGCCGAGCCAGCCGATGGCGGACCGGGCGGCGGCGGATTGGGCGGCGGCTCCGCCACCGCCCCCGCCGAGTCGGCCACCCCTGCCTGA
- a CDS encoding SIS domain-containing protein — translation MDPRLFLADLEAKPEALRRLAAALADGDAWHGLPDRVERVLLLGMGSSRYAAEMAALRLRAAGVDAVAEYASAASTYPPGPRTLVVAISATGTSQETLDATSRYQGSGRLVALTNTPDSPLANVADLVVPMHAGVETGGVACRTFQHTLVLLLALVARLTTRGGADLDRRDVAGLARRAADATEDLLARRDAWLPVTAELLDGPHGVHALAPAERLSSALQSALMVREGPRRPAVGCETGDWSHVDVYLTKTLDYRALLFPGSRYDAPALDWLRQRKATLLAVGAEVADATAVLRYHGDDDPGVRLLTETLVAELVAARWWADS, via the coding sequence ATGGACCCGCGTCTGTTCCTGGCCGACCTGGAAGCCAAACCGGAGGCGCTCCGCCGCCTGGCCGCGGCGCTCGCCGACGGCGACGCGTGGCACGGGCTGCCCGACCGGGTCGAGCGGGTGCTCCTGCTCGGTATGGGCAGTTCCCGCTACGCGGCCGAGATGGCCGCACTGCGGTTGCGCGCCGCAGGCGTCGACGCGGTCGCCGAGTACGCCTCGGCCGCCAGCACCTACCCACCGGGCCCGCGGACCCTGGTGGTGGCCATCTCGGCGACCGGGACCAGCCAGGAGACCCTGGACGCGACGAGCCGATACCAGGGGTCGGGGCGACTCGTCGCGCTGACGAACACGCCGGACTCGCCGCTGGCGAACGTCGCCGACCTCGTGGTGCCCATGCACGCCGGGGTCGAGACCGGCGGGGTGGCCTGCCGTACCTTCCAGCACACCCTGGTGCTGCTCCTGGCGTTGGTGGCTCGGCTGACCACGCGCGGCGGCGCGGACCTCGACCGGCGGGACGTGGCCGGCCTGGCCCGGCGCGCCGCCGACGCCACCGAGGACCTGCTCGCCCGCCGCGACGCTTGGCTGCCCGTGACCGCCGAACTCCTGGACGGTCCGCACGGTGTGCACGCCCTCGCCCCGGCCGAGCGGCTCTCCTCCGCACTGCAGTCGGCGTTGATGGTCCGCGAGGGCCCCCGCCGTCCCGCCGTCGGATGCGAGACCGGCGACTGGTCGCACGTCGACGTCTACCTCACGAAGACGCTCGACTACCGGGCGCTGCTCTTCCCCGGTTCCCGGTACGACGCGCCGGCGCTGGACTGGCTGCGGCAGCGGAAGGCCACCCTGCTCGCCGTCGGTGCCGAGGTGGCCGACGCCACGGCGGTGCTCCGGTATCACGGCGACGACGACCCGGGCGTGCGCCTGCTCACCGAAACGCTGGTCGCCGAACTCGTGGCGGCCCGGTGGTGGGCCGACTCCTGA
- a CDS encoding ABC transporter permease → MRRFSWLYVPAGLTYLFLYLPIAILVIMSFNAADTPYRWDGFDTAWYGRLFADRAIREGLVNTLIVAAGATALSTVLGTLLAVGLARHTKSKLLDAIAVAPAVLPDIVLAIGLLAFYTAVQFTLGLHSILLAHTVFGTAFVAAVVRTRLAHVDGSLEEASRDLGATASQTFVRITLPSLAPGIIAGALLAFSLSIDEFVIAFFTAGPQDPTLPIVIYSMVRFGVTPEINALATLLLAVSFTFVIAAQRLSRLTEAL, encoded by the coding sequence GTGCGTAGGTTCAGTTGGCTGTACGTCCCGGCGGGCCTCACGTACCTCTTCCTCTACCTGCCGATCGCGATCCTCGTGATCATGTCCTTCAACGCGGCCGACACCCCGTACCGGTGGGACGGGTTCGACACCGCCTGGTACGGGCGCCTCTTCGCCGACCGGGCAATACGCGAAGGGCTGGTCAACACGCTGATCGTCGCGGCCGGCGCCACTGCGCTGTCGACCGTGCTCGGCACCCTGCTCGCCGTCGGTCTGGCGCGGCACACGAAGTCGAAGCTGCTCGACGCGATCGCGGTGGCGCCCGCCGTGCTGCCCGACATCGTGCTCGCCATCGGCCTGCTCGCCTTCTACACCGCGGTTCAGTTCACGCTCGGCCTGCACTCGATCCTGCTGGCGCACACGGTGTTCGGCACGGCCTTCGTCGCGGCGGTGGTCCGCACCCGGCTGGCCCACGTCGACGGCTCGCTGGAGGAAGCCTCCCGCGACCTGGGCGCCACGGCGTCGCAGACCTTCGTGCGGATCACGCTCCCGTCGCTGGCCCCGGGCATCATCGCCGGTGCGCTGCTGGCCTTCTCGCTGTCCATCGACGAGTTCGTCATCGCCTTCTTCACCGCCGGCCCGCAGGACCCGACGCTGCCCATCGTGATCTATTCGATGGTGCGCTTCGGCGTCACCCCCGAGATCAACGCCCTGGCCACGCTGCTGCTGGCGGTCAGCTTCACGTTCGTCATCGCGGCCCAGCGCCTGTCCCGCCTCACGGAGGCCTTATGA